CCTGGCATGCATGGCAGCATTCCGGCCAACTATGCCTTGCGCGAGGCCGATTTCATTCTCACGCTGGGCGGGCGCTTCGACGACCGGGTCGCAGTCAAGGGGTTTGCCGCTGGCAAGCGTATCGCCCATGTCGACATTGATCCATCCGAGATCGACAAGACTATCAAGACCGATCTGGCCCTGGTCGCCTCGCTCGAGGATTTTTTCGAGCATGCGCTGGCAAGCGGATTGCCGGCGCGGCATCCGGACTGGATGGCCCGCGTTGCCGAATGGCGCACCAAAATGCCCTTGCCTTATGAACAAGGCGATTACATCAAGCCGCAGGCCGTCATCAATGCGCTCTCGGAGCTGACCGCCGGCGATGCCACCCTGGTCACGGGTGTTGGTCAGCATCAGATGTGGGCGGCGCAGTATTACGGGTTCCAGCGCCCGCGGCAGTGGATCAGCTCAGGTGGGCTAGGCACCATGGGGTTTGGTTTGCCAGCGGCCATCGGCGCCTGGTTTGCCAATCCGGACAAGCCGGTGGTGCTGGTGGACGGGGATGGCAGCTTCCAGATGAATATTCAGGAGTTGGCGACCATTGTCGCCCACCGGATTCCGATCAAAATGTTCGTGCTTAACAACAGCTTTCTCGGCATGGTCCGCCAATGGGAGGACATGATGGACGGCGGCCACCATTACGAGACCTGTCTGGCGCGAACGGCGGATTGCGATCCGGACTGCATGACCATCGATCAGACCTGTCGCCGCCAGTACCCGAACCTGACCGGACTTAGTCACGTCTACCCGGGGCTCAAAACACAGCGCATTCGTGGGCCTGTTGGAATGCGCGAGAGCATCCGCGAGGCGCTGGAGCAGGAAGGCAGCGTGTTGGTGGATGTCTGGATCGACAAGGCCGAGAATGTGCTGCCGATGGTGCCGCCTGGCCAACGGCTCGATGCGATGATCGAAGCCGCATCGGGGGTTGATGCCGCATCAGGCTGAGTCCGTGTCGGGCCTAGGCCGTATCAGAGGGGCCGCATAGCACGGTGAAGACCGTTTGTCTAGTGCGGTTTTCCACTGCTGGCCGCAGCGGCCATCCTGTGTCAAACTAGCGAGACATGACTCGATGATCGCAGGCTCATTGCAGAGGCTGGCGATCATGGAGAGCCTTATAATAAGGTCGACTGCATGGCTTTGTTGATCTGTGTTGACTCGATCGTTTAATTGATCTGAGTGCCATCGCCCATGACAAGCCGACCAGATTGCCGCCGAATCAATGGAGGATCTGCCTATGATCGCCTTCTCTCAGCTTCACGCCCAGAACCACAAAATCACCGAGCTCTCAAACATCTTCCTGTACCTGGTGCAGAATCGCGAGATGTGCGACACCGCGACCGCTTGTGACGTGTTCTTTGAGTACACAAGCAAGGTCAAGGAACATATCGAGCTTGTCGATCGCGAACTTTGCGGGCGACTGATTTCCTACCCCGACCAATCGGTCAAGAACACCGCCAGCCGCTTTCTGTCGGGCTCCACCGAGATCAAGCGGATTTTTAATAACTATCTCAAGGAATGGTGTTCTGAGCCCCAGCGCCGGCTGCGTATTCGCGACCATCAGTATTTTCTGAGCGAGACCGAGCAGATGTTCGGACTGGTGCTTGATCGCATTCAGCGCGAGACCGAGCACCTGTATCCGCTGCTGCGCAAGCTCGAGGGGCACCAGGCCGAGGCTGCCTGACGCCCCACTCACAGACGGGGGACGGGGTGACGCGTCGGGACTAGGACTGATTCGCCGCCAGTCGACGCTCGAAATGGCTGAGTAGCCGCGAGCGCAGGGTCTTTTCCTTGTGCTTGGCGGCTGCCGCCAAGCGTTTCTCGGCGACCTGAATCGCCAGGTCCTGCGCGCCCTTGGTGTTCTCATCGCTGGGCTGACGCTGCACATAGGTGCCGTCAGGCTGCATGTCCCAGGCGGAGCGCGTATCGGCCAACTGCACGTCGAGAATGAGGCGCAACTCCTGCTGCAGTTCCGGGTTTTCGACCGGGGCATGCACTTCCACCCGGGATTCGAGATTGCGCCGCATCATGTCGGCCGAGCCGAAGAAATATTCTTCCTCCCCACCGTTGCGGAAGTACAGAATCCGCCCGTGCTCGAGGAATCTCCCGACGATGCTCACCACCCGCCCGGTCTCGGACAGGCCCGGTAGGCCGGGGCGATAGCGGCAGGTGTCACGCACGATCAAATCCACCTTCACGCCGGCGCGACTGGCCTTGTAGAGCGCTCGGGTGATGTCTGGGTCCTCAAGCGCGTTCATTTTCATCTGGATCAGTCCACCGCCGTCGCGCTGGTGGTGCTCAATCTCGCGCTGGATGCGGCTGAGAATCCCTGGCTTGAGGGTGTAGGGGGCGGCGAGAATTTTGCGATAGCTCGGCGGCGGAGAATAGCCGGTCAGATAATTAAAGAGTTCGGTTAGATCCTGGCCGATCTCTTCGTCGCAGCCGAGCATGCCCAAGTCGGTGTAGAGCTTGGCGGTGCCGGCGTGATAGTTGCCCGTGCCGATGTGGTAATAGCGCCTTAGCTGGGAATAATCGCGGCGCACGACAAAGATCAGCTTGCTGTGGGTTTTCAGGCCCATCACGCCATAGGTGACATGAATCCCTTCGGATTCCAGCCGGCGCGCCCAGCCGATATTGGCCGCCTCGTCGAAGCGCGCCTTGAGCTCCACCAAGACCGCGACCTGCTTGCCATTGCGCGCGGCCACGATCAGTGAGTCCAGAATGGCCCCAGCCGAGGTGCGATACAGCGTCATTTTGATCGCGAGCACCTTGGGGTCCTTGGCGGCAGTAGCCAGAAAACGCTCCACCGTGGTCGAGAAGGACTCATAGGGATGCTGCAACAGCAGTGGCCCGTTCTCGCGGATCACATGGAAAATATTGCGCCTGTCGTTCGCCAGCAGCGGGTGATCCCCGGGGCGATGGGTTTTGTAATGCAGATCGGGTAGCTTGAGTCCGGCGAGCTCGAACAGATCGCGCTTGGCCATCATGCCGGCCACTTCATAGACATCCTCGGCCTCATTCAGGCCCAGCTCCGCCGCCAGCATGCCGCGGTGCACCCGGTCCATACCGGCCTGCACCTGCAGGCGCACGATGGGCGCAAAGTGACGCTCGCGCAGCTCGGTCTCGATCATCTCCAGCAGATCGTTCGCCGCCTCGGCCTCGGGCTCGACAATGGCGTTGCGGGTGACGCGAAACAGCTCGCAACTCTCGATCTCCATGCCGGGAAACAGCATGTCGAGATTGTGCTTGATCAAATCGTCGAGGGTGACGAAGGTATTGACGTTATCAACCTGAATCAGCCGCTTGGACACATCCTTGCTGACCGGTACCTTGATGCGCGCCATGTAAGTTTCGTTGCCGCCGGGGTAGCGCAGCCGCACCAGCAGATTGAGCGCCAGGTTGGAGATGAACGGGAAGGGATGGGTCGGGTCCATCGCCAACGGCGTGATCATCGGGAAGATATCGGTGCGGAAGTGCTCGCGCAGCCGCGCGCGGGCATCCTCGGGCAGGGTCTCGATGGCGACCAGGCGAATGTCGTGCGCTTCCAGCTCCTGCATCAGTGCGTCGTAGAGCTGTTCCTGTTCCTCCTGCAGTTCGGCGATGACGGCGCCGCACTCAGCGAGCTGCTGATCGGGCGTGCGCCCGTCGATGGTGCGCGAATGCACGCCGGCGGCAAGCTGCTGCTTAAGCCCGCCGATGCGCTTCATGAAGAACTCATCGAGGTTATTGCTGACAATGGCCAGAAATTTGACCCGCTCCAGCAAGGGCGTGCGCGCGTCTTGGCCTTCATGCAGCACGCGCCGGTTGAACGCGAGCCAGGTCAGCTCGCGATTCAAGTAGATCGTGGGATCATCGAGGTCGATTTGCTCGGCGGCAGACGGGGGGGCGTCTGCCTGATAGCTTGAATCAGGCTGGATCGAATCAGGCTGGATCGGATCAATCTGGCTCGAGTCAAGCGTTGTCAGTGCATTGCCGACAGCAGCTTCATCTTCGGCTTGAGCTGCATCAGTGGTGGATTCTTGGGACTCGGCGGCATCATTAAGCATCATCGGCGTTTCCTGCATCAATAATAGCCGCGTTATGCTAGCAGTCTTCACACCCTCTTGTGTTGCCGGAATTTGACGGATGACCACCGCCTTGGCAGATGACACCCGCGACCGACTCTACGCTGCATCCGATGCTGCGCCCGGGGATTTTTGCTTCGATGCCTCAGTAGCGCAGGTTTTTCCTGACATGATCGCGCGCTCGGTGCCCTGCTATCGGGATCTGGTGGCGCTCATGGCTTTGG
Above is a genomic segment from Thiorhodovibrio litoralis containing:
- the ilvB gene encoding biosynthetic-type acetolactate synthase large subunit, with the protein product MTVSASARRSGAAILFDVLNDLGVDFIFGHTGGAVIPLHVELNKRMRRGERVPRFILCRQEGGAGHAAEGYARAGGRIGVALATSGPGATNLATPIADAHKDSIPTVFITGQVSSAAIGSDAFQEVDTLGMTRPISKHNYLVKDVADLEWTLREAFALAGSGRPGPVVVDICKDAQLALLDQPNQPRVRHRAPYPFDAEAADRILHALAAAERPVIKAGGGVIHAGVSQMLRQFAERLDTPVTTTFNALGAMPMVAPHALGMPGMHGSIPANYALREADFILTLGGRFDDRVAVKGFAAGKRIAHVDIDPSEIDKTIKTDLALVASLEDFFEHALASGLPARHPDWMARVAEWRTKMPLPYEQGDYIKPQAVINALSELTAGDATLVTGVGQHQMWAAQYYGFQRPRQWISSGGLGTMGFGLPAAIGAWFANPDKPVVLVDGDGSFQMNIQELATIVAHRIPIKMFVLNNSFLGMVRQWEDMMDGGHHYETCLARTADCDPDCMTIDQTCRRQYPNLTGLSHVYPGLKTQRIRGPVGMRESIREALEQEGSVLVDVWIDKAENVLPMVPPGQRLDAMIEAASGVDAASG
- the ppk1 gene encoding polyphosphate kinase 1, coding for MMLNDAAESQESTTDAAQAEDEAAVGNALTTLDSSQIDPIQPDSIQPDSSYQADAPPSAAEQIDLDDPTIYLNRELTWLAFNRRVLHEGQDARTPLLERVKFLAIVSNNLDEFFMKRIGGLKQQLAAGVHSRTIDGRTPDQQLAECGAVIAELQEEQEQLYDALMQELEAHDIRLVAIETLPEDARARLREHFRTDIFPMITPLAMDPTHPFPFISNLALNLLVRLRYPGGNETYMARIKVPVSKDVSKRLIQVDNVNTFVTLDDLIKHNLDMLFPGMEIESCELFRVTRNAIVEPEAEAANDLLEMIETELRERHFAPIVRLQVQAGMDRVHRGMLAAELGLNEAEDVYEVAGMMAKRDLFELAGLKLPDLHYKTHRPGDHPLLANDRRNIFHVIRENGPLLLQHPYESFSTTVERFLATAAKDPKVLAIKMTLYRTSAGAILDSLIVAARNGKQVAVLVELKARFDEAANIGWARRLESEGIHVTYGVMGLKTHSKLIFVVRRDYSQLRRYYHIGTGNYHAGTAKLYTDLGMLGCDEEIGQDLTELFNYLTGYSPPPSYRKILAAPYTLKPGILSRIQREIEHHQRDGGGLIQMKMNALEDPDITRALYKASRAGVKVDLIVRDTCRYRPGLPGLSETGRVVSIVGRFLEHGRILYFRNGGEEEYFFGSADMMRRNLESRVEVHAPVENPELQQELRLILDVQLADTRSAWDMQPDGTYVQRQPSDENTKGAQDLAIQVAEKRLAAAAKHKEKTLRSRLLSHFERRLAANQS